One genomic window of Papaver somniferum cultivar HN1 unplaced genomic scaffold, ASM357369v1 unplaced-scaffold_0, whole genome shotgun sequence includes the following:
- the LOC113325877 gene encoding protein KRI1 homolog, which yields MAALKLFESDDDTDEISKLNVDQKYKARHEYNEKRKDLHRLEELERNEIVDSESESSESEPEEFDDDDDIKKLMDGLVKVKNQDPIIKQKDAKLFESEDEESEEEDDKKEKKSKPKYLKDVIAEKLLEDGAEDEDDDTRVRPGGKSYNQEQEERRKKFLDVAEREFDDDDDEDLLKVKKRGEEEEDGENEEIKKKCDDYFGNDEGLDENEKFLKNFIVKKMWVDKDKDKGKRPQIDDLEVLSEDDEEVWDQLDFERSFNFRYEEGTGDRILGHSRVIDGAVRKKVNRREEQRKRREDRMAEANKRNREELKHLKNLKKKEIMEKLDKIRAIGGLTEGEACALDLDDLEDDFDPEEHDKKMKETFNDDYYNAEDEDFGNEEEDEDGDIEKPDFDKEDELLGLPKDWDVCGTGDGFAAVRERVLKSKAGVEDFEDEEHDDDEEDDDGEEHGDDDDAGDNESDLEEEEKPEEGKRKRKRKLSLREKLALDKDLNEYYKLDYEDTIGDLKTRFKYAQVPPLRFGLSAKEIINMDNKELNQYVPLKKIAPYTEVEWKVPKKLRNQLKIKNKLMEQEALSKRGKRPKNHGFKGSRTVEPVAKEEKIGQEEKVNGDAGELSKKRKRKIRQQEVKPSKQRLATYGVGDPKPKKKKN from the coding sequence ATGGCAGCGTTGAAATTGTTCGAGAGTGACGATGATACAGATGAAATTTCCAAATTGAATGTCGATCAAAAGTATAAAGCGAGACATGAAtataatgaaaaaagaaaagatttaCACAGACTAGAAGAGTTAGAGAGGAATGAAATAGTAGATTCTGAGAGTGAATCTTCAGAAAGTGAACCTGAAgagtttgatgatgatgatgatataaaGAAGTTAATGGACGGTCTTGTTAAGGTTAAGAATCAAGATCCAATTATTAAACAGAAAGATGCCAAACTCTTTGAATCCGAAGATGAGGAGAGTGAAGAGGAGGATGATAAAAAGGAGAAGAAATCGAAGCCGAAGTATTTGAAAGATGTGATTGCTGAGAAATTGTTGGAAGATGGGgctgaggatgaagatgatgatactAGAGTGAGGCCAGGTGGGAAGAGTTATAATCAGGAGCAAGAAGAGCGTAGGAAGAAATTTCTGGATGTTGCGGAGCGGgagtttgatgatgatgatgatgaggatttaCTTAAGGTGAAGAAGAGGGGggaagaggaggaggatggtgagaATGAGGAGATTAAGAAGAAATGTGATGATTATTTTGGGAACGACGAGGGTTTAGATGAGAATGAGAAGTTCTTGAAGAATTTTATTGTGAAGAAAATGTGGGTGGATAAGGATAAGGATAAGGGAAAGAGACCACAAATTGATGATTTGGAAGTTCTTTCGGAGGATGATGAGGAGGTGTGGGATCAACTGGATTTTGAGAGGAGCTTCAATTTCCGGTATGAAGAAGGTACTGGGGATAGGATTTTGGGTCATTCGAGGGTTATTGACGGCGCAGTTAGGAAGAAGGTGAATCGCAGAGAAGAGCAAAGGAAGCGTAGGGAGGATAGAATGGCTGAAGCTAATAAAAGGAATAGAGAGGAATTGAAGCATTTGAAGAATTTAAAGAAGAAAGAGATTATGGAGAAACTTGACAAGATACGGGCTATTGGTGGTTTGACTGAGGGTGAAGCTTGTGCACTTGATTTGGATGATTTAGAAGATGATTTCGATCCAGAGGAACATGATAAGAAGATGAAGGAAACCTTTAATGATGATTACTATAAtgctgaagatgaagattttgggaACGAAGAGGAGGATGAAGACGGCGATATTGAGAAGCCTGATTTTGATAAAGAAGATGAATTGCTTGGGCTACCGAAAGATTGGGATGTGTGTGGAACTGGTGATGGTTTTGCAGCAGTCAGGGAAAGAGTTTTAAAATCTAAGGCAGGTGTAGAAGATTTTGAGGATGAGGagcatgatgatgatgaggaggacgACGATGGTGAGGagcatggtgatgatgatgatgctggcGACAACGAGAGCGATCTGGAAGAGGAAGAGAAGCCAGAAGAAGGTAAAAGAAAGAGGAAACGTAAACTTTCTTTGCGGGAGAAGCTTGCCCTTGACAAAGACCTGAATGAGTACTATAAGTTGGATTATGAAGATACAATTGGAGACCTTAAGACACGATTCAAGTATGCACAAGTTCCACCTCTAAGATTCGGATTGAGTGCTAAGGAGATCATTAATATGGACAACAAAGAGTTGAATCAGTATGTACCTCTGAAAAAGATTGCGCCTTATACTGAAGTTGAATGGAAGGTACCAAAGAAATTGAGGAACCAactgaaaattaaaaataagttaATGGAACAAGAAGCTTTATCCAAACGTGGGAAGCGTCCTAAGAATCATGGCTTCAAGGGGTCGAGAACTGTGGAACCAGTTGCCAAGGAAGAAAAGATAGGCCAAGAGGAGAAAGTAAATGGAGATGCGGGTGAACTCTCtaagaagaggaagagaaaaaTTAGGCAGCAAGAAGTTAAACCCTCTAAACAAAGACTCGCAACATATGGAGTTGGCGATCCTAAacctaagaagaaaaagaattga
- the LOC113325832 gene encoding uncharacterized protein LOC113325832, whose product MAFSLGSSGLIGSKLALRSNSFKRQKSFKMISCRVASKAGSGGKNLYKVLSLSNENVSGIDIKRAYRTMALQYHPDVCPPSRKDESSRVFVELHKAYKILSDPISRRKYDLELGLNKYDQRMRYNTDEGGYDGSGIS is encoded by the coding sequence ATGGCTTTCTCACTAGGTTCTAGCGGTCTTATAGGTTCTAAACTAGCATTAAGAAGTAATTCCTTTAAGCGTCAAAAGTCCTTCAAGATGATTTCatgcagagttgctagcaaagCCGGCAGCGGGGGTAAAAATTTGTACAAGGTTCTTTCTCTTAGTAATGAAAATGTAAGTGGTATTGATATAAAGAGAGCTTACAGAACTATGGCACTTCAGTACCACCCAGATGTTTGTCCCCCTTCAAGGAAAGATGAGTCGTCTCGGGTTTTCGTTGAGCTTCACAAGGCGTATAAGATTCTTTCAGATCCTATTTCACGCAGGAAATATGATCTTGAGTTGGGTTTGAACAAATACGATCAAAGAATGAGATACAATACCGATGAAGGTGGATATGATGGTAGTGGAATTTCATGA